A genomic region of Kineococcus endophyticus contains the following coding sequences:
- a CDS encoding amidohydrolase → MEPLDTTAPPRRQVILGAAAAVTLAAADIDPDGHPRPADLVLRGGQVLTLDGAGPETATALAVRDGAVVHVGDDESVVAWTGPCTHVVDLAGRTALPGINDSHLHLLRTGLAMPPRTIDVGAAVGGTVPAAVAAVAAAVATAPRGGWIRGKGWNEDLLGRAPTAADLDAVSPDNPVVLLDWSNHQLWVNSAALVLAGVDASTPVPAGGEVVLDSSGRPTGVLRETAMALVTATVPPFTRDEQRQAIEDAAAAVVAVGITSVTEPGIGTVARELYEELARAGTLPLRVTALLSRPDDTYPVDVDGVLDVLQGNVPARDVDPRRFAVRGVKLRADGVPIASRTAWMHEEYVGGGRGSLVTTGADDAAKVAHLAQMVRTVHETGYQIGVHATGDAAIDAVVAAFTAGGRTNPARHYVVHGDFTSPATLAVMAEHGIGVNFNPAIRALIADSQPAVVGEARAAQQVPFASALEAQVPTAASSDSPNVSYDWRAGVVSAVLREGGSGAVSGPEQRVGLLDALRAFTTAGAWQDHAEQWKGRLAPGFAADVCVLSERLLDDEGRPAFPLEQFPQVGVDLVVVGGVVVHDAADVAHRAAPAGSWQQHPHPGSVCASC, encoded by the coding sequence GTGGAACCCCTCGACACCACCGCGCCTCCCCGCCGACAGGTCATCCTCGGGGCCGCCGCCGCCGTGACCCTCGCCGCCGCCGACATCGATCCGGACGGCCACCCGCGTCCCGCCGACCTCGTGCTGCGGGGCGGGCAGGTCCTCACCCTCGACGGGGCCGGACCCGAGACCGCCACCGCGCTCGCCGTCCGGGACGGGGCCGTCGTCCACGTCGGGGACGACGAGAGCGTCGTGGCCTGGACCGGGCCCTGCACGCACGTCGTCGACCTCGCCGGCCGCACTGCGCTGCCCGGGATCAACGACTCCCACCTGCACCTCCTGCGCACCGGGCTGGCGATGCCGCCGCGCACCATCGACGTCGGCGCGGCCGTGGGCGGGACCGTCCCGGCGGCCGTCGCCGCCGTCGCCGCCGCCGTGGCCACCGCCCCCCGCGGTGGGTGGATCCGCGGCAAGGGCTGGAACGAGGACCTGCTGGGCCGGGCCCCGACGGCGGCCGACCTCGACGCCGTCTCGCCGGACAACCCCGTCGTCCTGCTCGACTGGTCGAACCACCAGCTGTGGGTGAACTCCGCGGCCCTGGTCCTGGCGGGCGTCGACGCCTCGACCCCCGTCCCGGCGGGTGGCGAGGTCGTCCTGGACTCCTCCGGCCGGCCGACGGGGGTCCTGCGGGAGACCGCGATGGCGCTCGTCACCGCGACGGTGCCCCCGTTCACCCGGGACGAGCAGCGGCAGGCCATCGAGGACGCCGCGGCCGCGGTCGTCGCCGTCGGCATCACGAGCGTCACCGAACCCGGGATCGGCACCGTCGCCCGCGAGCTCTACGAGGAACTGGCCCGCGCCGGAACCCTGCCGCTGCGCGTCACCGCCCTGCTCAGCCGGCCCGACGACACCTACCCCGTCGACGTGGACGGTGTGCTGGACGTGCTGCAGGGGAACGTCCCCGCCCGCGACGTCGACCCGCGGCGCTTCGCCGTGCGGGGGGTCAAGCTCCGCGCCGACGGGGTGCCGATCGCCAGCCGCACCGCCTGGATGCACGAGGAGTACGTCGGGGGCGGCCGGGGGAGCCTGGTGACGACCGGCGCCGACGACGCGGCGAAGGTGGCGCACCTGGCGCAGATGGTCCGCACCGTGCACGAGACCGGCTACCAGATCGGGGTGCACGCGACCGGCGACGCGGCGATCGACGCCGTGGTCGCCGCGTTCACGGCGGGTGGCCGGACGAACCCCGCCCGGCACTACGTCGTCCACGGCGACTTCACCTCCCCGGCGACGCTCGCCGTCATGGCCGAGCACGGCATCGGCGTGAACTTCAACCCTGCGATCCGGGCGCTCATCGCCGACAGCCAGCCGGCCGTCGTCGGCGAGGCCCGGGCCGCCCAGCAGGTCCCCTTCGCCTCGGCGCTCGAGGCGCAGGTGCCGACGGCGGCGTCGTCGGACTCGCCCAACGTGTCCTACGACTGGCGCGCGGGCGTCGTCTCGGCCGTCCTGCGCGAGGGCGGGTCGGGCGCCGTGTCCGGCCCCGAGCAACGGGTCGGTCTGCTCGACGCCCTGCGGGCCTTCACGACGGCCGGCGCCTGGCAGGACCACGCGGAGCAGTGGAAGGGGCGGCTGGCACCGGGTTTCGCCGCCGACGTCTGCGTCCTGTCCGAACGCCTCCTCGACGACGAGGGCCGCCCGGCCTTCCCCCTCGAGCAGTTCCCGCAGGTCGGTGTCGACCTCGTCGTCGTGGGCGGCGTCGTCGTCCACGATGCGGCCGACGTCGCGCACCGGGCCGCGCCCGCCGGGTCCTGGCAGCAGCACCCCCATCCCGGGTCCGTGTGCGCCTCGTGCTGA
- a CDS encoding TetR/AcrR family transcriptional regulator produces the protein MSRREEILHASAQAIADVGVRGLRVSDVAARVGVATSLIYYHFTDRDTLVTAALDHVTRQALAFRRRPGAEPARTVERLLEQFTAEFVDDPEVVDHSRAWNELRASAVHEPALREAMAAASRAWTDDIAAAVREAQAAGNVAADVDADGVALQVAVFMEGLDSRWLTGELTTADAVRALRDVAIRLLRTPGS, from the coding sequence GTGTCCCGGCGCGAGGAGATCCTGCACGCGAGCGCCCAGGCGATCGCCGACGTCGGCGTGCGGGGGTTGCGCGTGAGCGACGTCGCCGCCCGCGTGGGCGTCGCGACGAGCCTCATCTACTACCACTTCACCGACCGGGACACCCTCGTCACGGCGGCCTTGGACCACGTGACGCGGCAGGCGCTGGCGTTCCGCCGGCGGCCGGGCGCGGAGCCGGCGAGGACGGTCGAGCGGCTGCTCGAGCAGTTCACGGCCGAGTTCGTCGACGACCCGGAGGTCGTCGACCACTCCCGGGCGTGGAACGAGCTGCGCGCCAGCGCGGTGCACGAACCCGCGCTGCGGGAGGCCATGGCCGCGGCCAGCCGGGCCTGGACCGACGACATCGCGGCCGCGGTCCGGGAGGCGCAGGCGGCGGGGAACGTGGCGGCCGACGTCGACGCGGACGGGGTGGCCCTTCAGGTGGCGGTGTTCATGGAGGGCCTGGACAGCCGGTGGCTCACGGGGGAGCTGACGACGGCCGACGCCGTGAGGGCCCTGCGGGACGTCGCGATCCGGTTGCTCCGCACCCCTGGATCCTGA
- a CDS encoding aminotransferase has translation MTAADAPLFDFFSQPALPAPDVPADELREIVAQEWGLHVTLRSLGSQQDQNFMAHDADGEAVGVLKISNPAFGEAEIDLLDRAADLVAAGRPDLRVARVVRRDGEPLRGWFDTSHGRLHARLLTVVHGRTLNGSRHLSPAVVERLGVLAAAVSRTLESVEDPAQERVLQWDLQHARRVVELLAPQDPDAAVRERVLAESATALAALEPLADRLPRQLGHFDLTDDNVVVPPGGVLPDGVVDFGDVLRSYRVAELAVTISSVLHHAGAEVESVLPAVRAFDAERHLTDDEVEALWPLVVLRGAVLVVSGRDQAVLDPGNAYAQDGLDREWRIFEKATEVPLPVVTALLRDALGRSTLREPAAGGRLLPAGLAVDVLDAGTRSELNDLGAWQDPGTLDRGAARLLAAGSDVVVLAHAVPVLTGAPTLSPEPPASVPTGSTLWLARAQPLLAPFPGDVRVSGPVVELLGDEAVLRVRGAEALAGPVAAGAEFGRLPAGTPVLVQVLRGTGDLDVPARVRAAQAPGWLAQVADPAPLLGLDPVVPVGAHEVLRRREQVLAEVQEHYYAQPPQIERGWREHLADVDGRVYLDMVNNVTSVGHAHPRVAEAAGRQLRLLNTNSRFHYAAVAEFAEKIAATLPDELDTVFLVNSGSEAVDLALRIVMASTGRRHVVAMREAYHGWTFASDAVSTSVADNPNALATRPDWVHTVDAANSYRGTYRGQEAHRYAPEAVATIRELAGRVDLAGFVAETYFGNAGGVALPPGYLEAVYAAVREAGGLTVADEVQVGYGRLGHWFWGFEQQGVVPDVVAVAKSVGNGTPVGAVVTRREVADRYRTQGYFFSSTGGSPVSSVVGATVLDVIREERLQENAATVGTHLRERLRELGTRHELLGTVHGDGLYLGVEFVRDRTTLEPATAETAAICDRLLDLGVVMQPTGDHLNVLKVKPPLCVARESVDYFADALDRVLTEGW, from the coding sequence GTGACCGCCGCCGACGCGCCGCTCTTCGACTTCTTCTCCCAGCCCGCGCTGCCCGCACCCGACGTCCCCGCCGACGAACTGCGGGAGATCGTGGCGCAGGAGTGGGGGTTGCACGTGACGCTGCGTTCCCTGGGCAGCCAGCAGGACCAGAACTTCATGGCCCACGACGCCGACGGCGAGGCCGTGGGGGTCCTCAAGATCAGCAACCCCGCCTTCGGGGAAGCCGAGATCGACCTGCTCGACCGGGCCGCCGACCTCGTGGCCGCGGGACGGCCGGACCTGAGGGTGGCGCGCGTCGTGCGCCGCGACGGCGAACCCCTGCGCGGCTGGTTCGACACCTCCCACGGCCGGCTGCACGCCCGGCTCCTGACCGTCGTCCACGGCCGCACCCTCAACGGCTCACGTCACCTGTCCCCCGCCGTCGTCGAGCGCCTCGGCGTCCTGGCCGCCGCGGTCAGCCGCACGCTGGAGAGCGTGGAAGACCCTGCGCAGGAACGGGTCCTGCAGTGGGACCTGCAGCACGCCCGGCGGGTCGTGGAGCTCCTGGCCCCGCAGGACCCCGACGCTGCCGTCCGGGAACGGGTCCTCGCCGAGTCCGCGACCGCGCTCGCCGCCCTCGAACCGCTCGCCGACCGGCTGCCCCGCCAGCTCGGCCACTTCGACCTCACCGACGACAACGTCGTGGTGCCCCCGGGAGGGGTGCTGCCCGACGGCGTCGTCGACTTCGGCGACGTCCTGCGTTCCTACCGCGTCGCCGAGCTCGCGGTGACGATCTCCTCGGTCCTGCACCACGCCGGCGCGGAGGTGGAGAGCGTGCTGCCCGCGGTCCGCGCCTTCGACGCCGAGCGCCACCTCACCGACGACGAGGTGGAGGCCTTGTGGCCGCTCGTCGTGCTGCGCGGGGCCGTCCTCGTGGTCTCCGGCCGCGACCAGGCCGTCCTGGACCCCGGCAACGCCTACGCCCAGGACGGCCTGGACCGCGAGTGGCGCATCTTCGAGAAGGCGACGGAGGTTCCGCTCCCCGTCGTCACGGCGCTGCTGCGGGACGCGCTCGGGCGGTCGACGCTACGGGAACCCGCCGCCGGCGGTCGGCTCCTGCCCGCGGGTCTGGCCGTGGACGTCCTCGACGCGGGCACCCGCTCCGAGCTCAACGACCTCGGGGCGTGGCAGGACCCGGGCACGCTCGACCGCGGGGCCGCGCGCCTGCTGGCCGCCGGGTCGGACGTCGTCGTGCTGGCCCACGCGGTTCCCGTGCTGACGGGTGCGCCGACGTTGAGCCCGGAACCGCCCGCCTCCGTCCCCACCGGCAGCACGCTGTGGCTCGCCCGCGCCCAGCCCCTGCTCGCGCCGTTCCCGGGAGACGTGCGGGTCTCGGGTCCCGTCGTGGAACTCCTCGGGGACGAGGCGGTGCTGCGGGTGCGCGGGGCGGAGGCGCTCGCCGGCCCCGTGGCCGCGGGGGCCGAGTTCGGACGGCTGCCCGCGGGAACCCCCGTGCTCGTGCAGGTCCTGCGCGGCACCGGGGACCTCGACGTCCCGGCGCGCGTGCGGGCGGCGCAGGCTCCGGGCTGGCTGGCGCAGGTCGCCGATCCGGCCCCGCTGCTCGGGCTCGACCCGGTGGTGCCCGTCGGCGCGCACGAGGTGCTGCGCCGCCGCGAACAGGTCCTCGCCGAGGTGCAGGAGCACTACTACGCGCAGCCGCCGCAGATCGAACGCGGCTGGCGCGAGCACCTCGCCGACGTGGACGGCCGCGTGTACCTCGACATGGTCAACAACGTCACCTCCGTGGGGCACGCGCACCCGCGCGTCGCCGAGGCCGCGGGCCGGCAGCTGCGGTTGCTCAACACGAACTCCCGCTTCCACTACGCGGCCGTCGCCGAGTTCGCCGAGAAGATCGCCGCGACGCTGCCCGACGAGCTGGACACGGTGTTCCTCGTGAACTCCGGCTCCGAGGCCGTCGACCTGGCGCTGCGGATCGTGATGGCCTCCACGGGACGGCGCCACGTCGTGGCGATGCGGGAGGCGTACCACGGGTGGACGTTCGCCAGCGACGCCGTCTCGACGTCGGTGGCCGACAACCCGAACGCCCTCGCCACCCGGCCCGACTGGGTCCACACCGTCGACGCCGCGAACTCCTACCGCGGGACGTACCGGGGGCAGGAGGCCCACCGCTACGCCCCCGAGGCGGTCGCGACGATCCGCGAGCTCGCCGGGCGGGTCGACCTGGCGGGCTTCGTCGCCGAGACGTACTTCGGCAACGCGGGCGGCGTCGCCCTGCCGCCGGGCTACCTCGAGGCCGTCTACGCCGCGGTGCGGGAGGCGGGCGGGCTGACCGTGGCCGACGAGGTGCAGGTCGGCTACGGCCGCCTCGGGCACTGGTTCTGGGGTTTCGAGCAGCAGGGGGTCGTGCCGGACGTCGTGGCCGTCGCGAAGTCGGTCGGCAACGGCACCCCCGTCGGTGCGGTCGTCACGCGCCGCGAGGTCGCCGACCGGTACCGGACGCAGGGCTACTTCTTCTCCTCCACCGGCGGCAGCCCGGTGTCCAGCGTGGTGGGCGCGACCGTGCTGGACGTCATCCGCGAGGAACGGTTGCAGGAGAACGCCGCGACGGTCGGGACCCACCTGAGGGAACGGCTGCGGGAGCTCGGGACCCGGCACGAGCTCCTCGGCACGGTCCACGGCGACGGCCTCTACCTCGGCGTCGAGTTCGTCCGGGACCGCACCACCCTGGAGCCGGCCACGGCCGAGACAGCGGCGATCTGCGACCGGTTGCTGGACCTCGGCGTCGTCATGCAGCCCACGGGCGACCACCTCAACGTCCTGAAGGTGAAACCGCCGCTGTGCGTCGCCCGGGAGTCGGTGGACTACTTCGCCGACGCCCTGGACCGGGTGCTCACCGAAGGCTGGTGA